In one window of Mus pahari chromosome 3, PAHARI_EIJ_v1.1, whole genome shotgun sequence DNA:
- the Procr gene encoding endothelial protein C receptor: MLTKFLPPLLLLLLPGCALCNSDGSQSLHMFQISYFQDHQHVRHQGNASLGKLLTHTLEGPSNNITILQLQPWQDPETWERTESGLQLYLTQFESLVKLVYRERKDNVFFPLTISCSLGCELPKEEEEGSEPHVFFNVAVNGSAFVSFRPKTAVWVSGSQEPSKAANFTLKQLNAYNRTRYELQEFLQDTCVQFLENHITTQNMKGSQTGRSYTSLVLGILMGCFIIAGVAVGIFMCTSGRRC, encoded by the exons atgTTGACGAAGTTtctgccgccgctgctgctgctgctgctaccgGGCTGCGCCCTTTGTAACTCCGACG GCTCCCAAAGCCTGCATATGTTCCAGATCTCCTACTTCCAAGACCACCAGCATGTGAGGCATCAGGGCAACGCCTCTCTGGGAAAACTCCTGACACACACGCTGGAAGGCCCGAGCAACAACATCACGATTCTCCAGCTGCAGCCCTGGCAGGATCCGGAGACCTGGGAGCGCACAGAGAGTGGCCTGCAGCTCTATCTGACCCAATTCGAAAGCCTGGTGAAGCTGGTGTATCGTGAGCGCAAGGACAATGTGTTCT TTCCTCTCACTATTAGCTGCTCCCTGGGCTGCGAGCTGccgaaggaggaggaggagggctcaGAACCCCACGTCTTCTTCAATGTGGCCGTGAATGGAAGCGCCTTTGTAAGTTTCCGGCCAAAGACTGCCGTGTGGGTGTCGGGCTCCCAGGAGCCCTCCAAAGCAGCCAACTTCACCCTGAAGCAGCTCAATGCCTACAACCGGACTCGGTATGAACTGCAGGAATTTCTGCAGGACACCTGTGTGCAGTTCCTGGAGAACCATATCACCACGCAAAACATGAAAG gGAGCCAAACAGGTCGCTCTTACACGTCACTGGTCCTGGGCATCCTGATGGGCTGTTTCATAATCGCTGGTGTGGCCGTGGGCATCTTCATGTGCACAAGTGGACGGCGTTGTTAA